One stretch of Vibrio nitrifigilis DNA includes these proteins:
- a CDS encoding DUF1107 domain-containing protein produces the protein MRLFKRYTPSMIAKHISRLFKGRIYISGIGKFEFDNGKLIVPDKAEVRHFQTVKEVNQEVMKLRCAHV, from the coding sequence ATGAGACTCTTCAAGCGCTATACGCCAAGTATGATTGCTAAGCATATAAGCCGGTTGTTCAAAGGAAGAATCTATATCTCTGGTATTGGTAAATTTGAATTTGATAATGGTAAGCTCATTGTGCCAGACAAGGCTGAAGTTCGTCATTTTCAGACGGTCAAAGAAGTGAACCAAGAAGTCATGAAGTTGCGCTGCGCCCATGTCTGA
- the ygfZ gene encoding tRNA-modifying protein YgfZ: protein MDWKNQFSPLDITAADAIPELALTHLNSWSAISMVGDDKKSYLQGQVTCNVVTLAADQSTFGAHCDAKGKVWSVFRLFHHRDGYALFQPKSALEIELAEIKKYAVFSKVDITETDDIALGMMGPKAQQWIDENTESQGDVRPLIDGTAVKISQQRWLLLVSNSAAETLINDFSGTKVTEELWTRFDIEDALPVITSSEQNVHIPQALNLQALDGICFTKGCYTGQETVARAKYRGINKRAMYPISGNITTPLPQGEVIELERAVGDNWRKAGQLMAYYQFADKHAIALAVLPNNLEADTQFRLANQPETRWKMEPLPYSLDDE from the coding sequence ATGGACTGGAAAAATCAATTTTCTCCGCTCGACATCACAGCGGCAGATGCTATTCCTGAGCTAGCGCTCACACATTTAAATTCATGGAGTGCAATCTCCATGGTTGGTGATGACAAGAAAAGTTACTTACAAGGCCAAGTGACTTGTAATGTCGTGACTTTGGCAGCCGATCAATCCACTTTTGGCGCACATTGTGATGCAAAAGGTAAGGTATGGTCTGTTTTTCGACTCTTCCATCATCGCGATGGATATGCACTATTCCAACCTAAATCAGCGTTGGAAATAGAGCTTGCTGAGATAAAAAAATACGCCGTATTTTCCAAAGTTGACATCACGGAGACTGATGACATCGCCTTGGGAATGATGGGGCCTAAAGCACAACAGTGGATAGATGAGAATACTGAATCTCAAGGTGATGTGCGCCCGTTAATCGATGGAACTGCCGTGAAAATTTCTCAGCAGCGCTGGCTATTACTCGTTTCAAACTCAGCAGCCGAAACACTCATTAACGATTTTTCTGGAACAAAAGTCACAGAAGAACTTTGGACCCGCTTCGATATTGAGGACGCTCTGCCTGTTATCACTTCGTCTGAGCAGAACGTGCACATTCCACAAGCATTGAACTTACAAGCTCTCGATGGCATTTGTTTTACCAAAGGCTGTTATACCGGCCAAGAGACTGTCGCTCGAGCAAAGTATCGCGGCATCAACAAACGCGCTATGTATCCCATTAGCGGCAATATAACGACACCATTACCCCAAGGCGAAGTGATTGAACTTGAGCGAGCAGTGGGTGACAACTGGCGTAAAGCAGGCCAACTGATGGCGTACTATCAATTTGCAGACAAGCACGCGATTGCGTTAGCCGTATTGCCTAATAATTTGGAAGCGGATACCCAATTCCGGTTAGCTAACCAACCAGAAACACGCTGGAAAATGGAGCCACTACCCTACTCTCTTGATGATGAATAA
- a CDS encoding FAD-dependent 2-octaprenylphenol hydroxylase, whose protein sequence is MMQSVDIAIVGGGMVGLALAAAFKDTDLRIAVIEGKIPDDTLDELPDVRVSALSRSTEMILRNLNAWDGVMSRRAAPYSAMEVWEQDSFARIEFSANQMTQPNLGHIVENRVIQLALLDQVKKQINVSLHMPVTIQNIAVGESEAWLTLSDGQAVTAKLVVGADGANSWVRKQFDIPLTHWDYGHSAIVANVRTAESHESIARQIFTPLGPLAFLPMQDPNLSSIVWSTDPNRAERLLEMPDDKFNQALTTEFDGRLGLCELQGERQAFPLKMRYARDFVLDRVALVGDAAHTIHPLAGQGVNLGLLDAAALAQEVIAQWQNGEDIGAKRNLRGYERWRKAEAAKMIAAMQGFKDLFEGNNPAKKLVRGIGMKLVGQLPGAKDEIMKRALGLKGDLPDLAKMARGVHES, encoded by the coding sequence ATGATGCAAAGTGTGGATATTGCGATAGTGGGTGGTGGTATGGTCGGCCTCGCGTTGGCTGCTGCTTTCAAAGACACAGACCTACGAATCGCAGTCATTGAAGGGAAAATTCCTGACGACACCTTAGATGAACTACCGGATGTGCGCGTATCAGCTTTAAGCCGATCTACAGAAATGATTTTGCGTAATCTCAACGCGTGGGATGGTGTGATGTCTCGTCGAGCTGCACCATATTCAGCGATGGAAGTATGGGAGCAAGATAGTTTTGCTCGCATTGAATTCAGTGCTAATCAAATGACCCAGCCTAATTTGGGTCATATTGTTGAGAACCGAGTTATTCAACTGGCGTTACTTGACCAAGTGAAGAAGCAGATAAATGTCTCTTTACACATGCCTGTCACCATACAGAATATTGCGGTTGGTGAAAGTGAAGCTTGGTTAACGCTGAGTGATGGACAAGCGGTGACTGCAAAATTGGTTGTTGGTGCTGATGGGGCTAACTCATGGGTTCGTAAACAGTTTGATATTCCATTGACTCATTGGGATTATGGTCACAGCGCTATTGTTGCTAACGTACGCACTGCTGAGTCTCATGAAAGTATTGCTCGACAAATTTTTACACCACTAGGTCCGTTGGCGTTTTTGCCAATGCAAGATCCTAACCTTTCTTCAATTGTTTGGTCTACGGATCCTAATCGTGCTGAGCGTTTGTTGGAAATGCCGGATGATAAATTTAATCAGGCACTCACCACTGAGTTTGATGGTCGTTTAGGATTATGTGAATTGCAGGGGGAACGCCAAGCCTTTCCTTTGAAGATGCGCTATGCTCGCGATTTTGTACTAGACCGTGTTGCGTTAGTGGGTGATGCAGCTCATACCATTCATCCATTAGCTGGCCAAGGTGTTAACTTGGGGTTATTGGATGCAGCAGCTCTTGCACAAGAAGTGATCGCTCAGTGGCAAAATGGGGAAGATATTGGTGCAAAACGCAATTTACGTGGTTATGAACGTTGGCGTAAAGCTGAAGCTGCTAAAATGATTGCTGCGATGCAAGGGTTTAAAGACCTGTTTGAAGGCAATAACCCAGCGAAAAAATTAGTTCGTGGTATCGGCATGAAGCTGGTAGGGCAACTGCCAGGCGCTAAAGATGAGATAATGAAACGTGCTTTAGGGCTGAAAGGTGACTTACCAGATTTAGCTAAGATGGCTCGTGGAGTACACGAATCATAA
- the ubiH gene encoding 2-octaprenyl-6-methoxyphenyl hydroxylase, with product MKSFDVIIAGGAMAGGTLALALNQLSQQGLSIAVIEAFQSDNRQHPGFDSRAIALSYGTVQILEQFDLWRDLRAVATPITHIHVSDRSHYGMTEIDHNEADLNALGYVIELANVGKIYDDKLHQCPNIEMYCPMSVADIKREQQQVIVSLSDGSAISGKLLVAADGAVSTCSQKLDMTSTLHDFGQCAIVANVVSSEAHNGRAFERFTHHGPIALLPMGERRLSLVWCIEPEKVSDLMTCSDDEFLQQLQQDFGWRLGRFTRVGKRASYPLQLSHREKNVSHRFAIVGNAAQTLHPIAGQGFNLGIRDVASLAEEVTKGDDIGCYRQLARFQQRRECDRQATITLTSSLVHLFSNDLLTLQVGRNLGLAVLDNITPLKAPLLKRTLGIVNR from the coding sequence GTGAAATCATTTGATGTGATCATTGCTGGTGGAGCAATGGCCGGTGGAACATTGGCATTGGCATTAAACCAGCTTAGTCAACAAGGGTTATCTATCGCGGTTATCGAAGCATTTCAATCAGATAACCGGCAACATCCAGGATTTGATTCTCGTGCGATTGCTTTATCGTACGGAACAGTACAAATTTTAGAGCAATTTGATCTATGGCGTGATTTACGAGCAGTAGCAACGCCTATCACTCATATTCACGTGTCAGACCGTTCCCACTATGGGATGACAGAAATTGACCACAACGAAGCCGATCTCAATGCGCTAGGATACGTTATAGAGCTTGCTAATGTGGGCAAAATCTATGATGACAAATTACATCAGTGTCCGAACATTGAAATGTATTGCCCAATGAGTGTTGCTGATATTAAACGTGAGCAACAGCAAGTGATTGTGTCGTTGTCAGACGGTTCTGCTATCTCAGGTAAATTACTGGTGGCAGCCGACGGCGCGGTATCAACGTGTAGCCAGAAACTCGATATGACATCGACATTACACGACTTTGGTCAATGTGCCATTGTGGCTAATGTCGTGAGTAGTGAAGCACACAATGGTCGTGCTTTTGAGCGTTTTACTCATCATGGTCCAATTGCTCTCTTACCGATGGGTGAACGGCGTTTATCTCTTGTTTGGTGTATTGAACCTGAGAAAGTGTCTGATCTTATGACATGTTCTGATGATGAGTTTTTACAGCAACTGCAGCAAGATTTTGGTTGGCGGTTAGGCCGTTTTACTCGAGTAGGAAAACGAGCCTCATATCCCTTACAATTAAGTCATAGAGAAAAAAATGTTTCTCATCGTTTTGCTATTGTTGGTAATGCTGCACAGACATTACATCCGATAGCAGGACAAGGGTTTAATTTGGGAATTCGCGATGTCGCAAGTTTAGCGGAAGAAGTGACCAAAGGTGATGATATTGGTTGTTATCGTCAACTGGCTCGTTTTCAGCAGCGAAGAGAATGTGATCGTCAAGCGACAATCACATTAACGTCTTCTCTGGTTCATCTGTTTTCAAATGATTTGCTGACGCTTCAAGTAGGACGAAATCTCGGACTAGCGGTGCTTGATAATATTACTCCGCTAAAAGCGCCTCTTTTAAAACGAACCTTAGGGATCGTGAATCGATAG
- a CDS encoding FAD assembly factor SdhE: MYSAEEKARIKWACRRGMLELDVVIMPFYEECFEDLTPVEQQNFVSLLECDDPDLFKWIMGHGRSENLNNAAMVDKIVAYNLSKAR, encoded by the coding sequence ATGTACTCCGCAGAAGAAAAAGCTCGTATCAAATGGGCATGCCGCCGAGGCATGTTGGAGCTTGATGTTGTGATCATGCCATTTTACGAAGAATGTTTTGAAGACTTAACACCAGTAGAGCAACAAAATTTTGTGTCACTTTTAGAATGCGATGACCCAGATTTATTTAAATGGATCATGGGACACGGACGTTCTGAAAACCTCAACAATGCGGCTATGGTTGATAAAATTGTCGCCTATAACCTCAGCAAAGCGCGTTAA
- the rpiA gene encoding ribose-5-phosphate isomerase RpiA gives MTQDEMKKAAGWAALKYVEKGSIVGVGTGSTVNHFIDALGSIKDDIKGAVSSSVASTEKLKGLGIEVFDCNDVIKLDVYVDGADEINPSKDMIKGGGAALTREKIVAAISEKFVCIVDGTKAVDVLGQFPLPVEVIPMARSYVAREIVKLGGDPVYREGVVTDNGNVILDVYNMKITNPKELEDQLNSLAGVVTNGLFAHRGADVVITGTAEGAKIEE, from the coding sequence ATGACTCAAGATGAAATGAAAAAAGCCGCAGGTTGGGCTGCTCTTAAATATGTAGAAAAAGGCAGTATTGTCGGCGTGGGTACAGGCTCAACTGTCAATCACTTCATCGATGCATTAGGCTCAATAAAAGACGATATCAAAGGTGCTGTTTCAAGTTCTGTTGCTTCAACCGAAAAGCTAAAAGGTTTAGGTATTGAAGTCTTTGATTGTAATGATGTGATAAAACTTGATGTGTATGTTGATGGTGCGGATGAAATCAACCCAAGTAAAGACATGATTAAAGGCGGCGGTGCAGCATTAACTCGTGAAAAAATCGTTGCCGCTATTTCAGAAAAATTCGTCTGTATTGTTGATGGTACGAAAGCCGTTGATGTATTGGGTCAATTCCCTCTTCCAGTCGAAGTCATTCCTATGGCTCGCTCCTATGTGGCTCGAGAAATTGTTAAGTTAGGCGGCGATCCTGTTTATCGCGAAGGCGTGGTAACAGATAATGGTAACGTGATTTTAGATGTTTATAACATGAAGATTACCAATCCAAAAGAATTGGAAGACCAACTAAACAGCCTAGCAGGTGTCGTCACTAATGGTCTATTTGCCCATCGTGGCGCTGATGTAGTAATAACAGGTACCGCCGAAGGTGCAAAAATAGAAGAATAA
- a CDS encoding aminoacyl-tRNA deacylase, protein MNNPEFKTKITQYLDQQQVKYRLLPHQSPAKTVEDAAKQRGIQTEQMVKCILLRDMSNRYALACTAGNTSVDPKKVRAILGWRRMTCAEIDKVEPITGYIIGTVTPINLKTEMPILFDKSILTQNDVTISSGSKMAGICLKRVDLENLVKPLISNIQRDPKPTM, encoded by the coding sequence ATGAATAATCCCGAGTTCAAAACTAAGATCACTCAGTATCTTGATCAACAGCAGGTGAAATATCGCCTGCTGCCTCACCAATCGCCAGCTAAAACCGTAGAAGATGCCGCTAAACAACGTGGTATCCAGACTGAACAAATGGTGAAATGCATATTACTGAGAGATATGTCTAATCGTTACGCTCTTGCCTGTACCGCTGGGAATACAAGCGTTGATCCGAAAAAAGTTCGCGCCATTTTAGGTTGGCGTAGGATGACCTGTGCCGAAATAGATAAGGTAGAGCCAATAACTGGTTATATTATAGGCACTGTAACACCTATAAATCTTAAAACTGAAATGCCTATCTTATTCGATAAAAGCATATTAACGCAAAATGATGTCACTATCAGTAGCGGCTCAAAAATGGCAGGAATCTGCCTAAAACGTGTCGACTTGGAAAACCTAGTCAAGCCTTTGATTAGTAACATTCAAAGAGATCCCAAGCCCACTATGTAA
- the zapA gene encoding cell division protein ZapA: MSNQAVDVEILGKVTRVNCPPGQEESLIYAAKDLDQRLKDMAERTKVTNEVKLLTIAALNICYELHEAQQIQSDKDKMRERMEKLTASLEEALSKVKPGQLQP, translated from the coding sequence ATGAGTAATCAAGCGGTTGACGTCGAAATTTTAGGAAAAGTAACTCGAGTAAACTGTCCACCTGGACAGGAAGAGTCTTTGATTTATGCCGCCAAAGATCTTGATCAACGATTGAAAGATATGGCTGAGCGTACTAAGGTAACCAATGAGGTTAAACTACTCACGATTGCCGCTTTGAATATCTGTTATGAGCTTCATGAAGCTCAACAAATCCAAAGTGATAAAGATAAGATGCGCGAACGAATGGAAAAGCTCACCGCATCACTCGAAGAAGCATTGAGTAAGGTAAAGCCAGGACAGCTTCAGCCTTAA
- a CDS encoding 5-formyltetrahydrofolate cyclo-ligase: MKDARQHIRKQVRDRRNQLDFHTQQVAATQLVEQCLRLEAFQSSQNIALYLSTDGELNTAPLIDALWHKNKSIYIPVLHPFSPGHLLFLHYQKSSKMVKNKYGISEPKLDQRHIIPAHQLDIICTPLVAFDDQCQRLGMGGGYYDRTLAPWFKTGVGAKPIGLAHDCQQIDQIPTAAWDIPLPMIVTPSKVWQR, from the coding sequence ATGAAAGATGCTCGCCAACATATTCGTAAACAAGTTCGTGACAGACGTAATCAACTTGATTTTCATACTCAACAGGTAGCTGCAACTCAGCTTGTTGAGCAATGTTTACGATTAGAAGCATTTCAATCAAGCCAGAATATCGCGCTATATTTATCGACCGATGGTGAGCTCAATACTGCCCCACTTATCGATGCTTTATGGCACAAGAATAAATCGATTTATATTCCCGTTCTTCATCCATTTTCGCCCGGCCACCTGCTTTTTCTCCACTATCAAAAATCCAGTAAAATGGTGAAAAACAAATACGGTATTTCGGAGCCGAAATTAGATCAACGCCACATCATTCCAGCCCACCAGTTAGATATTATTTGCACGCCATTAGTCGCCTTTGATGATCAATGCCAACGTTTAGGTATGGGAGGCGGTTACTACGATAGAACACTCGCTCCTTGGTTTAAAACTGGCGTTGGGGCCAAACCTATCGGCCTAGCACACGATTGCCAACAGATTGATCAAATACCTACCGCCGCATGGGACATTCCATTACCTATGATTGTGACACCAAGTAAAGTGTGGCAACGCTAA
- the serA gene encoding phosphoglycerate dehydrogenase, producing the protein MAKVSLEKDKIKILLLEGVHPSAVEVLQASGYTNIEYHKGSLPEEKLLESIKDAHFVGLRSRTHLTEKVINAADKLVGIGCFCIGTNQVDLDAAAERGIPVFNAPFSNTRSVAELVLAEMIILFRGVAEKNALAHRGIWKKSADHSFEARGKKLGIIGYGHIGTQLSILAESLGMYVYYYDIENKLSLGNAHQVHTLTELLNKCDVISLHVPETPETKNMMGKEEFDRMKPGSIFINASRGTVVDIPALCAALESKHLAGAAVDVFPTEPGSNAQPFESPLIEFDNVILTPHVGGSTQEAQENIGIEVAGKLAKYSDNGSTLSSVNFPEVSLPEQRNCSRLLHIHENRPGILNKINNIFAEEDINIAAQYLQTTPKMGYVVVDVQAARSEEALEKLKEIEGTIRTRILF; encoded by the coding sequence ATGGCCAAAGTTTCATTGGAAAAAGATAAGATCAAAATTCTTTTACTAGAAGGTGTACACCCATCTGCTGTTGAGGTGCTACAGGCTTCAGGCTATACCAATATTGAATACCACAAAGGTTCGCTTCCAGAAGAAAAGCTACTTGAATCCATTAAAGATGCTCACTTTGTTGGTCTACGCTCACGTACTCACTTAACAGAAAAAGTGATCAACGCTGCCGATAAATTAGTGGGTATTGGTTGTTTTTGTATTGGTACTAACCAAGTTGATCTTGATGCTGCTGCTGAGCGCGGTATTCCAGTGTTTAACGCACCATTCTCTAACACACGCAGTGTGGCAGAATTGGTATTGGCTGAAATGATCATTCTTTTCCGTGGTGTTGCTGAGAAAAACGCTCTTGCTCACCGTGGTATTTGGAAAAAAAGTGCAGACCATTCCTTTGAAGCTCGTGGTAAAAAATTAGGCATTATCGGTTATGGCCATATCGGTACTCAACTTAGTATTCTAGCTGAAAGTCTTGGTATGTACGTCTACTACTACGATATTGAAAACAAGCTATCACTAGGTAATGCTCATCAAGTTCATACCTTAACGGAGCTACTGAACAAATGTGATGTTATCAGCCTGCACGTACCTGAAACTCCAGAAACCAAAAACATGATGGGCAAAGAAGAATTTGACCGCATGAAACCAGGTTCAATCTTCATCAACGCTTCTCGCGGAACGGTTGTTGATATCCCAGCACTATGTGCGGCACTAGAATCAAAACACCTTGCTGGTGCAGCCGTTGACGTATTCCCAACAGAGCCAGGTTCAAATGCTCAACCATTTGAATCGCCACTAATTGAGTTTGATAACGTTATCTTGACTCCACACGTAGGTGGTTCAACTCAGGAAGCGCAAGAAAACATTGGTATTGAAGTCGCGGGTAAACTAGCGAAATACTCTGATAACGGTTCAACACTATCAAGTGTGAACTTCCCAGAAGTATCACTACCAGAACAACGCAATTGTTCTCGCCTACTACATATTCATGAAAACCGCCCTGGTATCTTGAATAAGATCAACAATATCTTTGCTGAAGAAGATATCAATATCGCAGCTCAATACCTGCAAACAACACCTAAAATGGGTTACGTTGTTGTCGATGTTCAAGCAGCTCGCTCTGAAGAAGCATTAGAAAAACTGAAAGAGATCGAAGGTACAATTCGTACTCGCATCCTGTTCTAA
- the ilvN gene encoding acetolactate synthase small subunit, translating into MRRVISLLLENQPGALSRVVGLFSQRGYNIESLNVSPTDDETLSRLNITTDSDGMQLEQIQKQLHKLIDVLKVQDVTEFEHIERELMLVKVKASGSAREEVKSMVDIFRGQIVDVNPTHYTVQLTGDTDKLDAFIQSVAQFTDVVEVARSGIVGIARGERALRS; encoded by the coding sequence ATGAGACGTGTTATTTCTTTACTACTAGAAAACCAACCTGGAGCATTATCTCGTGTGGTCGGTTTATTCTCTCAGCGTGGCTACAACATTGAAAGTCTGAATGTATCACCAACTGATGATGAAACGCTTTCACGTTTAAATATCACCACCGATTCTGATGGTATGCAGCTTGAACAGATACAAAAACAATTGCACAAATTGATAGATGTATTGAAAGTTCAAGATGTAACGGAATTTGAGCACATTGAACGCGAGCTGATGTTAGTTAAAGTAAAAGCATCGGGTTCTGCTCGTGAAGAAGTAAAAAGTATGGTCGATATTTTCCGTGGTCAGATCGTTGATGTCAATCCAACGCATTACACCGTACAACTGACCGGTGATACAGATAAACTGGATGCGTTTATTCAGTCTGTCGCCCAGTTTACTGATGTGGTTGAAGTCGCTCGCAGTGGGATTGTTGGAATTGCTCGTGGTGAACGCGCTTTAAGAAGCTAG
- a CDS encoding YecA/YgfB family protein codes for MSEITFPDYDELALELKQAALNITPAELHGLLSGMLAGGLSLKDKSWQPLVFDYTNDGMGWPTKPLNAAETMLQSTNSQLTRLSMEFTLMLPESTGEQAVFDLADSVAEWVNHFISGVGLAGAKVKKASPTAKEALEDLEEIAKLGIDAEDDLEEQAELLEQVIEHVKACVLALHADFGVRPEQDKKPTLH; via the coding sequence ATGAGCGAGATTACCTTTCCTGACTACGATGAATTAGCGCTAGAACTAAAACAAGCTGCGTTAAATATCACTCCGGCTGAATTGCACGGCCTACTTTCTGGAATGTTAGCTGGTGGACTAAGCTTAAAAGATAAAAGCTGGCAGCCACTTGTTTTTGATTACACGAATGATGGTATGGGGTGGCCAACCAAGCCATTGAATGCAGCGGAAACAATGTTGCAATCCACCAATAGTCAATTAACTCGCTTAAGTATGGAATTTACTCTGATGTTACCTGAATCGACAGGTGAGCAGGCAGTATTTGATTTGGCTGACTCAGTTGCTGAATGGGTCAACCATTTTATTTCCGGAGTTGGACTTGCTGGGGCGAAGGTTAAAAAAGCATCGCCAACAGCGAAAGAAGCACTCGAAGACTTAGAGGAAATCGCTAAGTTAGGCATTGACGCAGAAGATGACCTAGAAGAACAGGCCGAACTTCTTGAGCAGGTTATTGAGCATGTTAAAGCCTGTGTACTCGCACTTCATGCTGATTTCGGTGTCAGACCTGAACAGGACAAAAAGCCAACCCTGCATTAA